From Candidatus Effluviviaceae Genus I sp., the proteins below share one genomic window:
- the rpsK gene encoding 30S ribosomal protein S11 yields the protein MAQKKKGQVEPDGVAHIRASFNNTIVTLTDMRGNTISWASAGRAGFKGSKKSTGFVAQVVGSSAAEQAMARGLRRVEAQVTGPGPGREPAIRALQAAGLKITAIRDMTPIPHNGCRPAKKRRI from the coding sequence TTGGCTCAGAAGAAGAAGGGACAGGTCGAGCCCGACGGCGTTGCTCACATCCGCGCGAGCTTCAACAACACGATCGTGACGCTGACCGACATGCGCGGCAACACGATCTCGTGGGCGAGCGCCGGGAGGGCCGGATTCAAGGGGTCCAAGAAGAGCACGGGGTTCGTGGCCCAGGTCGTCGGGAGCAGCGCGGCCGAGCAGGCGATGGCGCGGGGGCTTCGGCGGGTTGAGGCGCAGGTGACGGGGCCTGGCCCGGGCCGCGAGCCGGCGATCCGCGCCCTGCAGGCGGCGGGGCTCAAGATCACAGCGATCCGCGACATGACGCCTATCCCACACAACGGATGCCGCCCTGCGAAGAAGCGGCGCATCTAG
- the rpsM gene encoding 30S ribosomal protein S13: MARIVGVDIPDSKRIVVALTYIYGIGRTSSEKILKQAGVDESIRVKDLSADQINRIRQTIETGHRVEGALRTEIALGLKRLKDIGCYRGWRHRRGLPVRGQRTRTNARTRKGPKKTVAGKKKKAGKKG, encoded by the coding sequence GTTGACATCCCCGACAGCAAGAGGATCGTCGTGGCCCTCACGTACATCTACGGGATCGGCCGCACGTCCTCCGAGAAGATCCTGAAGCAGGCCGGCGTTGACGAGAGCATCCGCGTGAAGGACCTCTCCGCCGACCAGATCAACAGGATCCGTCAGACCATAGAGACCGGTCACCGCGTGGAGGGCGCGCTGAGGACGGAGATCGCCCTCGGTCTCAAGCGTCTGAAGGACATCGGGTGCTACCGCGGATGGCGGCACAGACGCGGCCTGCCGGTCCGTGGGCAGAGGACGAGGACGAACGCCCGCACCCGCAAGGGGCCGAAGAAGACCGTCGCGGGCAAGAAGAAGAAGGCCGGGAAGAAGGGCTAG